Part of the Bacteroidales bacterium genome, GCCCACGGTAAACAATGGAGCATAGGCCACAACGCTGAAATTGCCCGTCCAGGTGTCGTCGCCGCTTTGCATTTCAATAGCAAAGGCGATCGTGGTGTTGTTGGGAACGTCGTCGGATACATCGAAGGTGAAGGCGTCTTCGATCAGTAAAATTTCACCAGGCAGTATATCTCCAAAAGTATTTGTATTGTTTGTTATAGTGACATGTTCTGATGTTGAAGAAATTATAGCAGACACGCCTAAGGCTATTTCGGAACCCAGATTTTTCAGGGCAACATCCAAAGAAATTGTTTCTCCATAATCAACCAAACCGTTATTGTTTCCATTCGGATCATTGATTACGCTTTGGTTATAAACCACATAGCATCCTGCAGGTGGAATACATTCAACAGCAGATTCGTAACGGTAATAATTTTGTTTGGTTACGGTTATAAGCATTTCAGTTCCCGGCTCTTGAGGTTCAATAGGAATAGAAATAACTGAGCCTGTTCCTTCGGCAACACCAATGAGTTCATCGTTCACCGAGAGTGCAATAAATGAGTCCTCATCAGCGGTAATTTCAAAGAAATCCAACCCTCCGAGTAATACGGGCATATGTGTGACCGTCAAATTCTGAGGTATTTCAGAATATACTGTTGAGAAGGCATCGCCATGGTGATGAAAAAGGTAATAGGTGATTTTTTTGTGTTCGGTGTTATATGGCCAGTTTGATTGTTGCAGGAAATATTTTCCACCAACATTACCAAAAGCGGGTAAGATATCCCTGGATGCAGGTGTTGTTCCATACATGGGCATAAAATCAGGCCACATATTGTCAAACATGCCCCAAACATAGGTGTCGTTCACAAATGAGTAGGAAATTTCAGTAGGTGCAATAAGGCCAAGCGCTCCATATTGATGCCTGTGGAATGCTTCGGCAAAACTAGTTTGCGACCAGTTGAATTTCCCTGTTAAACAGTTAATTGTGAAAACGAAAGTTAGATCTTCGTTTGTTGTGCCGGGTATGTGTTGAACACGGTACACTGGTTCTCCCCATCCGGTTTCAAGACCATGATCCCGGTGCAATAGCATGAAAGCGCCCGCATTGATTGCCGCATTGATTGAGGTTGCGTTTGCAGTCCATCCAAAGCTATTTAAATGGGCAGGGGTAGCTGGGATATAACCGAGGGTGTTGGGCCCGAACACATTCACTACCGAGCTTGTGTTGGTTGCTGTTGACCACACTGAGCCTGGTGATCCACTATAAATATTATTCTGGCGCAGGGGTTGTTTACCCTGTCCATATTCCCAGAAACCATTCACTGCTTCGGTGCAAATCTGAAACCAACGCTCCGTTTGCCAGCCCATAGCAGTAATAGGAGTATCATAGAAATAGGGATTGGTAGGTGGGTTTCTTTCGTAATCCAGGAATTTGGGAACCATAATCTGTAAGTCGTTCTGATTCTGGGCTGTAATTCTTGCAAAGACAATGTCAGCCATGTCATTGTTGGTCATGTCGGCATACCAGTTATCTGAAATATAGCTTGACCCGCTGCCATAGGGGTGATCAGTGCGATATTGACTGGTAATTGTGTTTCCTGAAGTGCCGTAGTCGGCCATTAACAAAACGGCGGCGGGAGGAAGGTCCCAGTTGTTATAGGCATTGGTAACGTAATTTTTTATGGCCGTATGATCATTTCCTCCAATTTCAGCAGTTGTAACAACCGTTGTTTTAATTCCCTGGCGGTTACGGAAGATTTTAATGGAGTCACCCCAGGCAATAAAACTGGGATCATTTGGAACAACAACAATATACTCATAGCCTGTGCTCCTGTTTGTTGTAATGTCTTTATAACGCGCTGTGTAATCAATCTGGGGAAGCATGTCCCGGTTTAGGATCGCATCCTGGAGGATGGGATCCCACCAGCGGCTGCGGAGGCGGTCTTCGCCAAATGTGCCTGTACCACCTTCGAATACAACTTCCACATCAATCTCGTAATAAATATGAAGCTCTTTGGTTACCGGATTATACTGAAAAGGTGTGATTCCAAGCATCACGACTTCAACGCCCCGAATGTTTGTAACCTCCGAAAGCTTGAAAGGTTCAGCTGGATAAAAAGCATTTTTGGAATAGATTTCCATGTTTTTAACGTATTCTGCCGGGGTATCCTCATCGGCCATCGGAATGGGGGAGGCTGGCAAAAAATCAATATTTTCAAGCACCTCCTTCCTTACGGAATTTATCCTTAGTGATGCTGTGGATCCATTTGGGATCGCAATAAACCTGCCATCACCCGGTAAATCAGGGGCACCTGCATTGTTGGGAAGATAAACACCAGCAAGCTCAATGGTGTGCATTTGTACGCCATCTACTTCAAGATCATTAATCGCAAGATTTTTAATCGAGTGTATCACTCTAACACCGGTCTGATCCTGACGGGTTAAATTATAACCCTGGTTTCCCCAGGTATCATTAAAACTCATTTCGATGCGTTGGGCCAGTACCGGAAATGCCAGCAACATGGCAAACAGGGCTAGCAGTAAACTTTTACAGGATGTAAAACTTCTCATTTTTTTTGAATTTGTTTGTTATTAAGATGTTGAAAAGCAGCAGGATAAATTACAGCTCACAAATTTATAAATAATACTCAGATAAAAGAGAAAAGCCCTGAATTTTTTTGTAATCCAGGGCTTTTAGTAAATAATTTATATGCTATTCAGTCTATTTCATGATGCTGATTGATTTGCTGAGGCTAACAGTGCCGGATTCAAGTGACAGGTAATAAATTCCCTGGCTTAGATGGCTGAGGTTTATTGTAAGTTGTTGTGTGTTTTCCTGCCTTAACTTATCCTCCCATACAATCCTGCCGTTGATATTATATACCCTTGCATTCAGAATTTTGCCCTTTGCTATTGCAGGCAACTGAACCACAAATAATCCATTACCAGGATTTGGTGATACAGAGAATTGGTTCATGGTTAATGCATCTTCTACACCAACGGTGTTTGTAACGGTGACTTCAAGTTCTTCGGAGTAGTCAGACTCACAGGCTCCGCTGATAGCCTTGACTGAAATAATAGCCTGCCCTGTAAATGCCGTGTTCCAGGTTACTGTGCAAGCATTGGCTGTACCTTCCGCTGAACCAGCAGTCAGGGGCATCAGGCTCCAACTATATTCTTCTGCTCCTGTTATTTCTGCTACAGTATATTCTGATGTTGTAACGTAGTACAGGTCAACAATAATATCACCGACAGGTATGTTTGGTGTGTCTGGCATTTCGTCAACATGAATGAAGTCATCCATGGTAGTTGTGCTGGTTTCCTCAGCATTTGAAACTTCCAGTGTAACTCCATAAACTCCCGGAGTGTTGTATATAACCAGGGGATTTTCTTCAGTGGATGTTTCAGGATCACCACCCGGAAATGTCCATAACCACGAAGTAATATTACCGGATGACTGACATGTGAACTGGACATCTTCGCCTTCGCAGATCTCAGTATTACTGGCAATAAAAGAACTATTGATTGAAGCAGGCTGTAAATCACCTAATTCAATAACATAAGCCTGGAAAATCGTTTTGGTTGGTACATCCTGAACAAATGCAATTACTGACATATTGCTTGCAACCCAACTTGCGTTAAGTGTGAAGCTTAAATCAACGACTATCTCATCAGTTGCTGAAAAATCAAGTGGAGTGCCGTTCTGGTTAGGTGCCATTAAACGAAGAACATCCTTCACATGTGTTTGGTTAAACCAGGTTTGTGGAATGTTGGTTTCAGTAACAGCAAAATGCAAAACAAGATTGCTGGCAGTGTAGGTGTCCATTTTATTAATTACAACCTGGGCATCATAATTCAATCCTCCGGTATTTTCTCCGTAAATAGCTACAGTGAACGGCGAAGGCACATTGATTCTCTGGTTGTAATAGTTGAGGTAAGCGGGATAGATACTATTGTTTGCATTGCCTCCAACATGAGTGAGGATACCATCTATTTTGGTAGTTGGATAACTGGAAATACCGTAATACGAAAGGCGAGCTGACGAGTAAGTGTTTGCATAGGAATCGCCGCTATGGTATTTAATGATGGCAACATCATGCCTGTTGGAAATAAGATCTGCTGCTCCCATAGCAGCTCCCGGGCAATAAACACACCATGTGCCTGTGCCAATTTCAAATACTACTTTTTGGCGTGGAACCGGCTGGCTGAAAGCTACAAAAGCTATAAGCACAGCAATAACAGAGAGTAATGTTTTTTTCATGACTTTGTTTTTAGATAATTCCTAATAAAAGATGCACAAATGTAAATAATAAAACATTTGCACAAAAAAATTGATCAATTTTATAAGAAAAAAATGCGGGTCAGTGTGCTTCGAGCCAATTGGTTCCGGTGTGCATGTCAATCTCTACGGGCACTTTAAGCGGGAGAGCGTTTTTCATTTGTTCTTCAATTATATTCTTCACTTCACTGATTTCATTTTTATGAACATCAAAGACCAATTCGTCATGTACCTGCAAAATCATTTTCGACCGCAATTTTTGTTTTTCTATTTCCCTGAACACATTGATCATAGCAAGTTTGATCATGTCAGCTGCTGATCCCTGGATAGGAGCATTGATAGCGTTGCGCTCGGCGAAACCACGCACAATGCTATTGTTAGAGTTGATATCGCGCAGATACCTGCGGCGCTTCATCATGGTTTCAACATAGCCATGCTCTCGGGCAGAAATGATTTGCTCATCCATGTACTTTCGGATTCCTGAATATTTTGAAAAATACTGGTTGATGATTTCAGCTGCCTCTGATCGGGGAATATTCAGGCGTTCAGAAAGCCCGAAAGCTGAGATGCCATAGATGATCCCAAAATTTACGGTCTTTGCATTGCGGCGCATATCCGGGGTAACCTCTTCAAGGGTTACGTTGTAAACACGTGCGGCTGTGGCAGCATGAATATCCCGTCCCGCATTGAAATCGTCAATCATGTTTTGGTTGCTGCTCAGCGAAGCAATGATGCGGAGCTCAATCTGGGAGTAGTCGGCTGAAAGCATAACGTAGTCATCATTACGGGGCACAAAAGCTTTGCGGATTTCACGGCCGCGTTCGGTTCGGATCGGAATGTTCTGCAGGTTCGGATTATTTGAACTCAAACGCCCGGTTGATGTTACAGCCTGATTATAACTTGTGTGAATCCGGCCGGTGCGCAGGTTCACAAGTTCAGGCAAGGAATCCACGTAGGTTGATTTTAGTTTTGTGAGCGAACGATAATCTAGAATAAGTTGTACAATCGGATGCTTGTGAACCAATTTGCTCAGCACATCCTCAGCAGTGGAATGTTGTTTGGTTTTTGTTTGCCTTGGTTTGGATGCAATCTTCATTTTGTCGAATAAAATATCACCCAATTGTTTCGGGGATGCAATATTGAATTTGGTCCCGGCCTGTTCATAAATCTGCTCTTCAATTTCCCCGATTTCGGTTTTCAACACCCCGGAATAGTCCTTAAGGTTTTCTATATCAAGTTTCACACCTTCTGCTTCCATTGAGGCTAGCACAGGCACCAGCGGCATTTCAATGGCTGTAAATAAATCATGGCAGTCGCTTTCCTTCAGTTGAGGTTCAAAAACCTGCCTCAATTGCAGCGTGATATCAGCGTCTTCGCAGGCATATTCCTTAAGTATTTCAGGTGATACGTCGCGCATGCTGCCCTGTGCCTTTCCTTTTTTGCCGATCAGCGATTCAATCGGAACTGGCTCGTAGTTGAGATAGGTTCGGGCCAGGAAATCCATATTATGCCTTTGATCTGGTTCCAACAGGTAATGTGCCAGCATGGTGTCGAACATCGGGCCCTTGACCTCGGTATCGTAATAGCGCAGCATGGTGATGTCGAACTTGAGGTTCTGACCGGTTTTTTCAATGTTTGGGTTTTCAAACAATGGTTTGAACTCATTGACGATGCCCAGTGCCAGGTCGTAATTCGCGGGCAGCATCACGCACCAGGCTTCGTTTGGTTGCATTGCAAATGACATGCACACAAGTTCCGAACTATGGGTGTCGAGGCCGGTAGTTTCGGTGTCGAAGCAAAAGTTGCTGGCCGCTTTCAGTTTCTCAATCAGTTGGCTGCGTTCTTCGGCTGTTGTTACCATGTGATAAGTGTGTGCTGTGTTATGAATTGTAAGCAGTTCTCCATTTTGAATCTCATTTTCCGAACCGCTTTCCTGGGCATCGAACAGTCCGGCCTGGATTGTTCTAGTTTGTGTGACTGATTGCGAAGGTTCGGAAGAGAGATCGGAGAAAACGCGTTTCGCAAAAGTCAGGAACTCAAGTTCATCAAGAATTTCCTTTAATTTTTCTACGTTTGGTTCTGAATAAACCAGGGCTTCTTCATTGAAATCAATTGGAACATCAAGCACAATTGTTGCCAGTTGTTTCGATATTAAGGCCTGTTGCTTATGCGCCTCTACTTTTTCACGTAGCTTTGGATTGCTGATTTGAGCGCTGTTTTCAATCAGGTTCTCAACCGATCCGAATTCTTCGAGGAGTTTGCGCGCAGTTACTTCGCCAACACCCGGGATGCCGGGAATATTATCGGAACTGTCGCCCCACAAACCCAGCATATCAATTACCTGTAGCGGATGTTTGATCCCAAATTTTTCACATACTTCCTGAATCCCCATCACCACGGCTTTTTCGCCGAATTTTGCTGGCTTGTAAATGAGCACATTTTCTGAAACCAATTGCCCGAAATCCTTATCGGGAGTCATCATGAAAACTTTGAAATCATTATTTTCGGCTTGCTTTGCCAAGGTTCCGATTACATCATCGGCCTCGTAACCATCAACAGCCAGGATAGGAATATTAAAAGCCTCAATCAGTTTTACAATGTAAGGCAAGGAAGAAACTATATCTTCCGGCATGCTTTCACGGTTGGCTTTATATGCGGCAAAACCCTCGCTGCGTAAGGTTGGTACCCTGGTATCAAATGCTACCCCGATATGGGTGGGTTTTTCATTTTTCAAAACATCGTACAGTGTATTAGCAAAACCCAATACTGCACTGGTATTTAGACCTTTCGAGTTAATCCGAGGGTTTCGGTTCAGCGCATAATATGCACGGTATATCAATGCCATGGCATCGAGCAGGAAGAGTTTCTTTGTCATAATATTTTTGATTTCGGGCGCTAAAATTAGCATTAATCGCGGCAATGGTAGTTGTTAAAGCTGAAATATCTCACCAAAGGCCAAAGCCCAAAATTCAAAGCCCCAAGCCCCAAGCCCCACGAATCAACCAATTAACGAATTGACCATTCACCACTCTACCACCCCACCACTCCATTACTCCAGTACTCCATCACACCACCAATTAACAAATTGACCAATTAACAAATTAACCATCCACCACTCCTTCAAAAAATCAGCAACATCCTGCCTGGTAAACAACTTGCTTGAAAACGTGTTTAATAGCTTATCGCTCACTTAAAGATCAACCAATGAATTATATCCATTTTTCGCCACATTTCCCTTCAAATTATTGTGCTTTCAGCGCTGCCTTGAAGAAAAACGGAGTGAATGTGCTTGGCATCGGCGATGCGCATTGGGATCAGCTTTCGCACAATTTGAAAGAAAGCCTTAGCGAATATTACCGGGTAGATGATTTGCACAATAACCATCAACTGTTGGATGCTGCTGATTACTTCATCAATCGCTATTCAAAAATTGACGGGATTGACTCACATAACGAGTATTGGCTTGAAAGAGAGGCCATGCTGCGCGACAAATTTGACATTGCAGGTCTGAAGCCGGAGCAACTGGCAACGATCCGCAGTAAATCGGAAATGAAGAAAATTTTCAGGAAAGCCAGTCTTCGGGTTGCCGCAGGGAAAGTGGTTCAAAACATCAATGAAGCCAGGGAACTGATACAGGAAACTGGTTTTCCTGTTGTTGGAAAACCTGACAAAGGTGTAGGCGCTGCTGACACCTATAAGATTTGCAATGACGAGGAACTTGAAGGTTTTTTCAGCAGCAAGCCACCGATTGATTATATCATGGAGGCTTTTGTAGATGGTGATATAATTTCATTCGACGGACTAGTGGGCAAAGATGGAGAGTTGCTCTTTTTTACCGCCATGCAGAACGAAAAAGGGGTCATGGAAGTAGTTCATCAGGATTCGCATGTTTATTACTATACCCATAGGGATGTTCCCGCCGACCTTGAAGCTGCCGGGCGAAAAGCGCTGAAGGCTTTTGATGTCAAGGGCAGGTTTTTTCATTTTGAATTTTTTCGCGAACACAAAACCGGTGAACTCGTAGCATTGGAAGTGAATATGCGGCCTCCGGGCGGTTTTTCCACTGATATGTTTAACTACAGCTGCGATATTGATGTTTACCAGGCCTGGGCAGATATGATTTCAGGAAAGAAAAACGGTTTTACTTTTGAAAGGAAATACCATGTGTGTTTTGTAAGCCGGAAGTCTCGTTTTGCCTATGCTTTATCACATGAAGAAGTGATGAACCGGTTTGGTGGGAATATTGTTTTTTCCAGCGGCATTGATGGCGCTTTGGCAAAGGCGATGGGCGATTTCTGCTACCTTGTCCGCAGCGAAAACCTTGATGAAATGTTTGAAATCCAAAAGGCGATCCACCAGATGGGTTAGGCGTTTACGGTTTGAAACTAACTTACATGCTGCCGTTTTTTTGTGATGCTGTGATACAGTAATGCAATGATGCTGTTTTGTAGTTCGTAGTTGATTGTTTTATTTTTTGCCAACCCGCCTGCCGGCGAGGCACGGCTGCTCATTGCCTATTGCCAACTTTCATCGTAGGCTTTTCTCTGGAATTGAGAAATGTACCTAAGTCGTGAAGCCGAAATCAAAAATGAAAGATCCGAAATCCGAAATTTCCTTGAATTAATCCTTTCGTTTGGTTCTGAGTACGAGCATGAAAAAATCATTGTCAAGTTCAAGGTAGCCGTATTCATAGCAAAAATGATACACTGTGCCTTTCTTCGTGGTGTAGATGCTGGTG contains:
- a CDS encoding PKD domain-containing protein, whose amino-acid sequence is MKKTLLSVIAVLIAFVAFSQPVPRQKVVFEIGTGTWCVYCPGAAMGAADLISNRHDVAIIKYHSGDSYANTYSSARLSYYGISSYPTTKIDGILTHVGGNANNSIYPAYLNYYNQRINVPSPFTVAIYGENTGGLNYDAQVVINKMDTYTASNLVLHFAVTETNIPQTWFNQTHVKDVLRLMAPNQNGTPLDFSATDEIVVDLSFTLNASWVASNMSVIAFVQDVPTKTIFQAYVIELGDLQPASINSSFIASNTEICEGEDVQFTCQSSGNITSWLWTFPGGDPETSTEENPLVIYNTPGVYGVTLEVSNAEETSTTTMDDFIHVDEMPDTPNIPVGDIIVDLYYVTTSEYTVAEITGAEEYSWSLMPLTAGSAEGTANACTVTWNTAFTGQAIISVKAISGACESDYSEELEVTVTNTVGVEDALTMNQFSVSPNPGNGLFVVQLPAIAKGKILNARVYNINGRIVWEDKLRQENTQQLTINLSHLSQGIYYLSLESGTVSLSKSISIMK
- a CDS encoding ATP-grasp domain-containing protein; the protein is MNYIHFSPHFPSNYCAFSAALKKNGVNVLGIGDAHWDQLSHNLKESLSEYYRVDDLHNNHQLLDAADYFINRYSKIDGIDSHNEYWLEREAMLRDKFDIAGLKPEQLATIRSKSEMKKIFRKASLRVAAGKVVQNINEARELIQETGFPVVGKPDKGVGAADTYKICNDEELEGFFSSKPPIDYIMEAFVDGDIISFDGLVGKDGELLFFTAMQNEKGVMEVVHQDSHVYYYTHRDVPADLEAAGRKALKAFDVKGRFFHFEFFREHKTGELVALEVNMRPPGGFSTDMFNYSCDIDVYQAWADMISGKKNGFTFERKYHVCFVSRKSRFAYALSHEEVMNRFGGNIVFSSGIDGALAKAMGDFCYLVRSENLDEMFEIQKAIHQMG
- the polA gene encoding DNA polymerase I; this encodes MTKKLFLLDAMALIYRAYYALNRNPRINSKGLNTSAVLGFANTLYDVLKNEKPTHIGVAFDTRVPTLRSEGFAAYKANRESMPEDIVSSLPYIVKLIEAFNIPILAVDGYEADDVIGTLAKQAENNDFKVFMMTPDKDFGQLVSENVLIYKPAKFGEKAVVMGIQEVCEKFGIKHPLQVIDMLGLWGDSSDNIPGIPGVGEVTARKLLEEFGSVENLIENSAQISNPKLREKVEAHKQQALISKQLATIVLDVPIDFNEEALVYSEPNVEKLKEILDELEFLTFAKRVFSDLSSEPSQSVTQTRTIQAGLFDAQESGSENEIQNGELLTIHNTAHTYHMVTTAEERSQLIEKLKAASNFCFDTETTGLDTHSSELVCMSFAMQPNEAWCVMLPANYDLALGIVNEFKPLFENPNIEKTGQNLKFDITMLRYYDTEVKGPMFDTMLAHYLLEPDQRHNMDFLARTYLNYEPVPIESLIGKKGKAQGSMRDVSPEILKEYACEDADITLQLRQVFEPQLKESDCHDLFTAIEMPLVPVLASMEAEGVKLDIENLKDYSGVLKTEIGEIEEQIYEQAGTKFNIASPKQLGDILFDKMKIASKPRQTKTKQHSTAEDVLSKLVHKHPIVQLILDYRSLTKLKSTYVDSLPELVNLRTGRIHTSYNQAVTSTGRLSSNNPNLQNIPIRTERGREIRKAFVPRNDDYVMLSADYSQIELRIIASLSSNQNMIDDFNAGRDIHAATAARVYNVTLEEVTPDMRRNAKTVNFGIIYGISAFGLSERLNIPRSEAAEIINQYFSKYSGIRKYMDEQIISAREHGYVETMMKRRRYLRDINSNNSIVRGFAERNAINAPIQGSAADMIKLAMINVFREIEKQKLRSKMILQVHDELVFDVHKNEISEVKNIIEEQMKNALPLKVPVEIDMHTGTNWLEAH